Below is a genomic region from Actinoallomurus bryophytorum.
CGCGCTCACCCGTACCCTCGGGACGTCCGTGCCACTGCTCGGCCAGGTGCCGATCGACGTGCGCCTGCGCGAAGGCGGCGACGAGGGCAACCCGATCGTCCTGGACGCTCCCGACGCGCCCGCCTCGAAGGAGCTCCGCAGCATCGCCGACAAGATCTCCGGGCGGGCCAAGAGCCTGCGCGGCCGCCAGCTTGGCCTCAGTCCGAATCGCGGTTGACCAATCCAAGGGCGTGTTTCCGCTTGACGCGCGGCCCGAGCATGATTTCGTGGAGCGTATGGCATTCGACGGGGTCATACGGGGGACCGCGGTCGCCATCGCGCTGGCGGTCGCGGCGGGCGGCTGTAGCCATCACTCGTCACGGGTGACGCAGAGCGGCGGCGGTCAGGGCAAGGCACCGAGCGGAGCGTCGAAGACCTGGGGGACGCCGATCCTCTCGGACGACTTCGGGGGCACACAGCTCGACGCGAACAAATGGCAGGTCTACGAGGCACCGGACGCCTCCACCCACCGCGGCGTCGCCGCCGGCACCCACGTCTCGGACGGCAAGCTCATGCTCGTCGGCGGGATCTACGGCGGCAAGGACCAGGGGGCGGGGGTCATCTCCCGTTTCTCCCAGACGTACGGCCGCTGGGAGGCCCGCATGCGGTCCGACCCGGGCGCCGGTTACTCCGCCACGGCGTTCCTGTGGCCGGTGCACATGGGCGATCCGGAGTTCGCCGAGATCGACTTCGCCGAGATCCTGTCGGCCAACCGGCACAGCGGTGGCCTGTTCATCCACCACGGCCGGGACGACCAGCAGGTCCAGCGGACCACGCATGCCGACTTCACCAAGTGGCACACCGTGGCCGTCGACTGGCTGCCCGACCACGTCACGTTCTGGATGGACGGTAAGAAGACGTGGACCTACAACGGGTCCTTCGTCCCGAAGCAGTCCATGATGCAGCTGTACCTACGGAACGAGATGCGGAACGGCTTCCACCGCACGTCGGAGACGCCGCAGAAGATCACGATGCAGGTCGACTGGATCCGGGTCTACCGCGCTCCGCCGCCCGCGCGCTGACGCGTCCGGCCAAGATCGGGCTAGGTGGCCTCGGGGTCGTACGGCGGCCGCTCACCGAACGGCAACAGGGGCTCCTCGGCCATGGCCGACTCCTGGTCGAAGTCGTCCAGATCGTCGAGCAG
It encodes:
- a CDS encoding glycoside hydrolase family 16 protein encodes the protein MAFDGVIRGTAVAIALAVAAGGCSHHSSRVTQSGGGQGKAPSGASKTWGTPILSDDFGGTQLDANKWQVYEAPDASTHRGVAAGTHVSDGKLMLVGGIYGGKDQGAGVISRFSQTYGRWEARMRSDPGAGYSATAFLWPVHMGDPEFAEIDFAEILSANRHSGGLFIHHGRDDQQVQRTTHADFTKWHTVAVDWLPDHVTFWMDGKKTWTYNGSFVPKQSMMQLYLRNEMRNGFHRTSETPQKITMQVDWIRVYRAPPPAR